TATTAACATTCGTCAAATGCAATTCAGCTGCTTTTCCAACCCAATCCTTTTGCGGCTAAAATTACATCCAATTTAATACAAGAGCTATAAAAAAATATTACAAGAATAATTAAAAGTGAACTACAAATAATATTTACCATAATTATACTTTTAGGGGGGATAGCTATAAAGAAGTCAGATTCAATTACAGTATTTCAATTAATCCTATTATCTATGACTGCAGTTGGCTTAAAGAATCATGTCACTATTATTTCACCACTGATACAAACTGTAGGAAGAGATTCTTGGTTAAGTGTGATTGTTTCACTTTTTTTGGTACTTCTCTGGATTCCTCTTCTATTTTTTATTCATAAAAAAACAAGGCAGGAGCACTTGAATATATGGATGCAAAAAAATATTGGAAAAGGGCTGAGCAATATCTTTTTTTTCATTATTATCCTTTATCTTACCCTTTTAGCAGGGGTTACATTAAGGGAGACAATTACTTGGGTCAATATTACTTTCCTCCCGAAGACCCCTTTTTTTTTGCTGGCATCTTGTTTTGCTTTGGTCTGTTGGGTGCTGGCAGGAACAAGTCTGCGTACCTTGAGTATCGTTAATATTTTTCTTTTATTTTTTATTATTATTCTCGGCTTTTTTGTGGCGTTTGCCAATTTTCAATACAAGAATTTTTCACTTCTTATGCCCTTTCTCGAACATGGGTTTCGGCCTGTTTTAAAAGGTACAGTATACCAATGTTCAGGGATGGTTGAATTAATGCTTCTTCTGTTTCTTCAACACAAAACTGAAACACCCATTCGGTTTCGCCATTTTGTAATAGCTTCAATTCTTTTAACATTGTTAACAGTTGGCCCTCTTATAGGGGCTGTGATTGAATTTGGACCCGTGGAAGCATCAAAACAGCGATTTCCTCCATACGAGGAATGGGGACTGGCCTCTCTGGGAAATTTTATTGAACACGTGGACTTTTTATCCATCTACCAATGGCTATCAGGAGCATTTGTCCGAATTTCATTATTTTTACTGCTAATAAGGGAATATCTCCCATTTAAACAAAAACAAAAATGGTTTCTGTTATTTATTTTAGCTGCAATTACTGCAATACCATTACTGCCAATCACTGATTTTCAATTCATGGAAATTTTATCTGCAATCATTTTACCATTTACAGTTTGGTTCTTCTTAGGCTTATCAGTTTTCCTCGGTCTATTGGCAGCGTTTTTTGAAAGAAAAATTTGGAGGACGAACAATGATGTTTAAGAAAGAGCAAAAGAAAACCACACTAAATATAGCTAAAAGTCCTGATGAAAAGGATATTCCAACAGCCGCTAAGTCCCTTAACGAACAAACTCTTCGGGAGTTATTCAAAAAAAACGAAGATGTAAAATTTGAGCCTTTTACATTTAATCAGCACAAGGTGATGCTGACTTACTGTCAAGGGTTAGTTAGAAACGAAATGCTTTATCAAACGGTTCCCGAACGTCTTGAAGCTCTTTTTTCGCAATTACAAGTAGAACCTAGCAAGGAAAAGATTCTCGAACTCCTTCGCCTCCCTTCTCTAAAATTGGTAGAAAATGAAGATGAAGCAGTTTCAGAGATTTTTTCCGGAAAATTGCTGTTGAATTTTAATATACCGGGAAGCATTTTTCTAGTGGACATTTCGGAACGGCCACAGCGAAACCCGGAAGAAACAAAAACTGAAGTAAGTATCTTAGGCCCACGTGACAATTTTATCGAAGACATTTCAATCAACATCGCATTAATTCGAAAACGACTTCGAACAACCTCGCTTGCCAGTAAATCGCTTGAAATTGGCAGACGAACCAGAACGAAAGTTTCTGTTCTTTATATAGACGATATTACTAATAAGGAAATTTTACAAAACATCATGGAAAAGTTGTCAGCTATTGATATTGATGGACTCTTCAGCGGTACACAATTAGAAGAATTACTAGATAAAAACCCATTCGGTCTTTTTCCACGTCATGCCTATTCGGGACGGCCGGACTTTGCCGTTCAATCTCTCCTTAACGGCAGAATCATAATTTTAATCGATGGGATTGCTTATGCTTATATAACACCAGTAAACCTATTCTATCTGTTAAAGAGTACCGAAGATAAAGAGCAGAACTATGCTTTTAACTCCTTTGAGCGATTAATGAGAGTTTTTGGAATTCTTGTGGCTACTTTCCTTCCGGGTTTCTGGGTTGCCCTCTCTTCTTTCCATCAGAATCAGCTTCCGCTCACGCTTTTAGCAACAATTGTAGAATCAAGAAGAGGAGTTCCTCTGCCCACTGCTCTCGAAGCCTTATTAATGCTGCTTATTTTCGAATTATTTAGGGAAGCTGGCCTGCGTTTGCCAACTGCAGTAGGACAAACACTCA
The DNA window shown above is from Neobacillus sp. WH10 and carries:
- a CDS encoding spore germination protein, with the translated sequence MMFKKEQKKTTLNIAKSPDEKDIPTAAKSLNEQTLRELFKKNEDVKFEPFTFNQHKVMLTYCQGLVRNEMLYQTVPERLEALFSQLQVEPSKEKILELLRLPSLKLVENEDEAVSEIFSGKLLLNFNIPGSIFLVDISERPQRNPEETKTEVSILGPRDNFIEDISINIALIRKRLRTTSLASKSLEIGRRTRTKVSVLYIDDITNKEILQNIMEKLSAIDIDGLFSGTQLEELLDKNPFGLFPRHAYSGRPDFAVQSLLNGRIIILIDGIAYAYITPVNLFYLLKSTEDKEQNYAFNSFERLMRVFGILVATFLPGFWVALSSFHQNQLPLTLLATIVESRRGVPLPTALEALLMLLIFELFREAGLRLPTAVGQTLSVIGGLIIGDAAIRAGLTNPAMLVVISGSTIATFTLVNQWLIGTISIIRFFVIFCVSLFGFFGFFISIYIILIYIAKIRIFGVPYLGLVTRIDMMNILKTVFRLPDSKKVSRVNSLNPNDPTRKEGKS
- a CDS encoding endospore germination permease, with translation MTVFQLILLSMTAVGLKNHVTIISPLIQTVGRDSWLSVIVSLFLVLLWIPLLFFIHKKTRQEHLNIWMQKNIGKGLSNIFFFIIILYLTLLAGVTLRETITWVNITFLPKTPFFLLASCFALVCWVLAGTSLRTLSIVNIFLLFFIIILGFFVAFANFQYKNFSLLMPFLEHGFRPVLKGTVYQCSGMVELMLLLFLQHKTETPIRFRHFVIASILLTLLTVGPLIGAVIEFGPVEASKQRFPPYEEWGLASLGNFIEHVDFLSIYQWLSGAFVRISLFLLLIREYLPFKQKQKWFLLFILAAITAIPLLPITDFQFMEILSAIILPFTVWFFLGLSVFLGLLAAFFERKIWRTNNDV